A region of Mesorhizobium sp. AR02 DNA encodes the following proteins:
- a CDS encoding DUF3857 domain-containing protein: MADAEIHKGSPGAWIDRIELPKADPHLDSRIKSGISNLVSEYQIRQHPGGIEAFDHYAYRIVDRTGLERGAAINFEFDPATSQVTMNWLNIIRDGVVIDRLPGATFDVFRREKDAEKGLFDGWLTAYVNVDDVRVGDIIDYGKTTVRTPIVGADLFFHSVAMAWGEPIALIREKVVWPANQPLNIRQIRTDIQPDVKTDGASKTYTWQSINPAPVKPEENLPADFLTYPTIQISSTAKWQDVVDAMLPYYRLDQELPAAFASKLDDIAARYARPEDRMIEAMRLVQDTIRYVSLSMGRGSYIPRSPGTVIASGFGDCKDKALLLASSLRRLGVQADPALTDLDDGLALGDMLPTIRAFDHVIVKASIKSQTYWIDATNYLQGGRAENLVPPDYGFALPIVAGKAQMERMERKELFQPTTFVSEAFDFPKLKGEALKLTVSTTYRDADADSMRYRLVSQSATKLADDYLQYYNRQYPGMTSLAPLSTHDDRDGNVVTTVESYELPAEDLDADDLVKNFPLKADVGISNLPEPDMVGRAGPIWLGSPIFKRHQCIVRNLKAAFVGPEKSDDVITPYVAFKARWSSTPTEFQVDWFLKMIGDRVPAKDIGSYLRSRRKMSDNASWSYNFGYTETEAN, from the coding sequence ATGGCCGACGCCGAAATCCACAAGGGCAGCCCTGGCGCCTGGATCGACCGGATCGAGCTTCCGAAGGCGGACCCGCATCTCGACAGCCGGATCAAAAGCGGCATCTCCAATCTTGTCTCGGAATATCAGATCCGGCAGCATCCTGGTGGCATCGAGGCCTTCGACCACTATGCCTACAGGATCGTCGATCGCACCGGGCTCGAGCGCGGCGCCGCCATAAATTTCGAGTTCGACCCGGCGACGTCGCAGGTCACGATGAACTGGCTGAACATCATCCGCGACGGCGTGGTCATCGACCGGCTGCCCGGAGCCACTTTCGATGTGTTCCGGCGCGAAAAGGATGCGGAGAAGGGCCTGTTCGACGGCTGGCTCACCGCTTACGTGAATGTCGACGATGTCCGTGTCGGCGACATCATCGACTATGGCAAGACGACCGTCAGGACACCGATCGTCGGCGCCGATCTGTTTTTCCACTCGGTCGCCATGGCCTGGGGCGAGCCCATTGCGCTCATCCGCGAGAAGGTCGTCTGGCCGGCAAACCAGCCCTTGAACATCCGCCAGATCCGCACCGACATCCAGCCGGATGTCAAAACCGACGGCGCCTCGAAAACCTATACCTGGCAAAGCATCAACCCTGCCCCGGTCAAGCCCGAGGAAAACCTGCCGGCGGATTTCCTGACCTATCCGACGATCCAGATTTCATCGACAGCCAAATGGCAGGACGTTGTCGACGCGATGTTGCCCTACTATCGGCTCGACCAGGAATTGCCGGCCGCTTTCGCGTCGAAGCTCGATGACATTGCCGCCAGATACGCCAGGCCGGAAGACCGGATGATCGAGGCAATGCGGCTGGTCCAGGACACCATTCGCTATGTAAGCCTGTCGATGGGCCGCGGCTCTTACATTCCCCGCAGCCCCGGCACCGTGATCGCCTCAGGCTTCGGCGACTGCAAGGACAAGGCCCTGCTTCTTGCCTCCAGCCTGCGCCGGCTCGGCGTTCAGGCCGATCCAGCCCTGACCGATCTCGACGACGGACTGGCGCTTGGCGACATGCTGCCGACAATCCGCGCCTTCGACCACGTCATCGTCAAGGCATCGATCAAAAGCCAGACCTACTGGATCGATGCGACCAATTATCTGCAGGGCGGCCGGGCCGAAAACCTTGTTCCGCCCGACTATGGCTTTGCCTTGCCGATTGTCGCCGGCAAAGCGCAGATGGAGAGGATGGAACGCAAGGAGCTTTTCCAGCCGACCACCTTCGTCAGCGAGGCGTTCGACTTTCCCAAACTCAAGGGCGAGGCGCTCAAGCTGACGGTCAGCACGACCTATCGGGACGCCGATGCCGACAGCATGCGCTACAGGCTGGTTTCGCAATCGGCCACCAAGCTCGCCGACGACTATCTCCAGTACTACAACCGGCAATATCCCGGAATGACCAGCCTGGCACCTTTGTCGACACATGACGATCGCGACGGCAACGTCGTCACCACGGTCGAATCCTATGAGCTGCCTGCCGAGGACCTCGACGCCGATGATCTCGTCAAGAACTTCCCACTGAAAGCGGATGTCGGCATCAGCAATCTGCCGGAGCCGGACATGGTTGGCCGGGCCGGGCCGATCTGGCTCGGCAGCCCGATTTTCAAGCGCCATCAGTGCATCGTCCGGAACTTGAAGGCGGCGTTTGTCGGCCCCGAAAAGTCCGACGACGTGATCACGCCCTATGTCGCCTTCAAGGCGCGCTGGTCGAGCACGCCGACCGAATTCCAGGTCGACTGGTTTCTCAAGATGATCGGCGATCGGGTCCCCGCCAAGGATATCGGTTCGTATCTCAGGTCGCGCAGGAAGATGAGCGACAACGCCTCATGGAGCTACAATTTCGGCTATACCGAAACCGAGGCGAACTGA
- a CDS encoding carboxypeptidase M32: MSFQKLDDLGHKLEALEHALAILGADEATHMAVGGGEKRAEAMAALAGMYHTRATAPEISDWIAAAEAEALDDEQRAALAELRRQYTNLTCLPVEFVERQTTARMRCEQLWRDLRAKNDWAGFQPALEGVVALVREEAALRSAVLGLAPYDALMEQFDPGNRTADITPVFADLKAFLKGFVPEALASQEARLRKHPLKPLSGTYAIDKQRELGLAMMAAVGFDLTHGSLSVSHHPFCGGVPSDVRITTRYKTSDFLSALMGVLHETGHALYEQNLPKAWSHSPLGKARGMAVHESQSLFVEKQIGRNPAFWRWALPVVERHLGEAWSLDDLLPHVHRVERGLIRVDADEVTYPLHVILRYELEQELVSGRLEVADLPEAWDAKMRDYLGLSTIDNPADGPMQDVHWPGAAFGYFPSYTLGAMMAAQQWAALTREHPAADDELAKGNFTAINDWRRRKIWSQGSRWSTPDLLERATGEKLNAVYFVNHLKQRYGA; the protein is encoded by the coding sequence ATGTCCTTTCAGAAACTCGACGACCTCGGCCACAAGCTCGAAGCACTTGAGCATGCGCTGGCCATCCTCGGCGCCGATGAAGCGACGCATATGGCCGTCGGCGGCGGCGAGAAACGTGCCGAGGCGATGGCGGCACTGGCCGGCATGTACCACACCAGGGCAACCGCACCGGAGATATCAGACTGGATCGCCGCCGCCGAAGCCGAGGCGCTCGACGACGAGCAGCGCGCGGCCCTGGCCGAACTGCGGCGGCAGTACACCAACCTGACCTGCCTGCCGGTCGAATTCGTCGAACGCCAGACGACGGCGCGCATGCGTTGTGAGCAGCTGTGGCGCGACCTGCGCGCCAAGAACGATTGGGCGGGCTTCCAGCCGGCGCTCGAGGGCGTGGTGGCGCTGGTGCGCGAAGAGGCGGCTCTGCGCTCCGCCGTGCTCGGCCTCGCCCCCTACGATGCGCTGATGGAGCAATTCGACCCTGGCAACCGCACCGCCGACATCACCCCCGTCTTCGCCGACCTGAAGGCCTTCCTCAAAGGATTCGTGCCGGAGGCGCTGGCGAGCCAGGAAGCGCGGCTGCGCAAGCATCCGCTGAAGCCGCTTTCGGGCACCTATGCGATCGACAAGCAGCGCGAACTCGGCCTTGCCATGATGGCGGCGGTCGGTTTCGACCTGACTCACGGCTCGCTGTCGGTGTCGCACCATCCCTTCTGCGGCGGCGTGCCCAGCGACGTGCGCATCACCACCCGCTACAAGACGTCGGATTTCCTGTCGGCGCTGATGGGCGTGCTGCACGAGACCGGCCATGCGCTCTACGAGCAGAACCTGCCGAAAGCATGGTCGCACTCGCCGCTCGGCAAGGCGCGCGGCATGGCCGTCCATGAAAGCCAGAGCCTGTTCGTCGAAAAGCAGATCGGCCGCAATCCTGCCTTCTGGCGCTGGGCGCTGCCGGTGGTGGAAAGGCATCTCGGCGAGGCCTGGTCGCTCGACGATCTGCTGCCGCATGTGCATCGCGTCGAGCGCGGCCTGATCCGCGTCGACGCCGACGAGGTGACCTATCCGCTGCATGTCATCCTGCGCTACGAGTTGGAGCAGGAGCTGGTCTCGGGCCGGCTGGAGGTGGCTGATCTCCCCGAAGCCTGGGACGCCAAGATGCGCGACTATCTCGGCCTGTCGACCATTGACAATCCGGCCGATGGGCCGATGCAGGACGTGCATTGGCCGGGCGCCGCCTTCGGCTACTTCCCGTCCTACACGCTGGGCGCGATGATGGCGGCGCAGCAATGGGCGGCGCTGACGCGGGAGCATCCTGCCGCCGACGACGAACTGGCGAAAGGGAATTTCACTGCCATCAATGACTGGCGCCGCAGGAAGATATGGTCGCAGGGATCGCGCTGGTCGACGCCGGACCTGCTCGAACGCGCCACCGGCGAGAAACTCAACGCCGTGTATTTCGTCAATCACCTGAAGCAGCGCTACGGCGCATGA
- a CDS encoding DUF1304 domain-containing protein, translating to MIGNILVGLVALIHVYIVYLEMVRWDTPRGHKTFRLTPEFANASKVLAANQGLYNGFLAAGLIWGLYLGAAGFQVKVFFLLCVAIAGLYGAATVGRKILFIQTVPAVVALIAVWLGW from the coding sequence ATGATCGGCAACATCCTGGTCGGGCTGGTGGCCTTGATCCATGTCTACATCGTCTATCTCGAGATGGTGCGCTGGGACACGCCGCGCGGGCACAAGACATTCCGCCTGACGCCGGAATTCGCCAATGCCTCGAAGGTGCTGGCCGCCAACCAGGGCCTCTACAACGGATTTCTCGCCGCCGGCCTGATCTGGGGGCTTTATCTCGGCGCCGCCGGTTTTCAGGTCAAGGTTTTCTTCCTGTTGTGCGTGGCGATTGCCGGCCTCTACGGCGCGGCAACGGTCGGCCGCAAGATCCTGTTCATCCAGACAGTGCCGGCGGTGGTCGCCCTGATCGCGGTCTGGCTGGGTTGGTAG
- a CDS encoding peptidoglycan -binding protein — translation MALARGRRTDRRIDYWPGFVDALSTLLLAIMFLLTVFVLAQFLLGRELSGKDTALTRLNSQINELTQLLALERSTAQDKDDSLANLQASLSAAEAEKSRLEQLLAQGAGAGDAANQRAAELGGELDSQRQISQQALSQVEILNQQIAALRKQIGALEDALNVSETRDRDSNTKIADLGRRLNVALAQRVQELNRYRSDFFGRLREILADRENIRIVGDRFVFQSEVLFPTGSEVINDAGKVEMKKLADAIIELQKEIPPEINWVLRVDGHTDNKPLSGNGRYRDNWELSTARSTSVVKFLIENGVPANRLVAAGFGEFQPLDPADTDEARNKNRRIELKLTER, via the coding sequence ATGGCACTTGCCAGGGGCCGGCGTACCGATCGCCGCATCGATTACTGGCCGGGCTTTGTCGACGCGCTGTCGACGCTGCTGCTCGCCATCATGTTCCTGCTCACCGTCTTCGTGCTGGCGCAGTTCCTGCTCGGCCGCGAACTCTCCGGCAAGGATACGGCGCTCACACGCCTCAACTCGCAGATCAATGAATTGACGCAGCTTCTGGCGCTGGAACGCTCGACGGCGCAGGACAAGGACGATTCGCTCGCCAATTTGCAGGCGTCGCTATCGGCGGCGGAGGCGGAGAAGAGCCGGCTCGAACAGTTGCTGGCGCAAGGCGCCGGTGCCGGCGATGCCGCCAACCAGCGGGCCGCGGAACTGGGCGGCGAACTCGACAGCCAGCGCCAGATCAGCCAGCAGGCGCTGAGCCAGGTCGAGATCCTCAACCAGCAGATTGCCGCATTGCGCAAGCAGATCGGCGCGCTCGAGGACGCGCTCAACGTATCCGAGACCCGCGACCGCGATTCCAACACCAAGATTGCCGATCTCGGCCGCCGCCTCAACGTGGCACTGGCGCAGCGTGTGCAGGAATTGAACCGCTACCGCTCCGACTTCTTCGGGCGTCTGCGTGAAATCCTCGCCGACCGCGAGAACATCCGCATTGTCGGCGACCGCTTCGTCTTCCAGTCGGAAGTGCTGTTCCCGACCGGCTCCGAGGTGATCAACGATGCCGGCAAGGTCGAGATGAAGAAGCTCGCCGACGCCATTATCGAACTGCAGAAGGAAATTCCGCCTGAGATCAACTGGGTGCTGCGCGTCGACGGCCACACCGACAACAAGCCGTTGTCCGGCAATGGCCGTTACCGCGACAATTGGGAGCTGTCGACGGCGCGATCGACCTCGGTGGTCAAGTTCCTGATCGAGAACGGCGTGCCGGCCAACCGGCTGGTCGCCGCCGGCTTCGGCGAGTTCCAGCCGCTCGATCCCGCCGACACCGACGAGGCGCGCAACAAGAACCGCCGCATTGAACTGAAGCTCACCGAACGGTGA
- a CDS encoding MotA/TolQ/ExbB proton channel family protein gives MAFLRSFGIGRRSDVLIYDPHKLSSPQVFLLTMVIFLAIVAFIAAILTRQISTAFGSNPGLNGLIVGVLVVGILLAFAQVGRLFREVRWVNSFRAGSETTEPVLLAPMKAMIGRSSTMAFSTSSMRTMLDSIATRLDESRDTSRYLVGLLVFLGLLGTFWGLLNTIGSIRETIESLDPGTGDAAAVLDSLKQGLSAPLAGMGTAFSSSLFGLSGSLVLGFLDLQAGRSQTRFYTELENWLSSVTDLSSDIVVSDPAKTESSDEIRVLSERLRSMQENGGGSNPRVATAMANLADGISGLVKNMRSEQQIMRDWVEAQSDEQKAMRNTLEKIADALKKPGVH, from the coding sequence ATGGCTTTTCTCAGATCCTTCGGCATAGGCAGGCGCTCCGACGTACTGATCTACGATCCTCATAAACTGTCGAGTCCGCAGGTCTTCCTGCTGACCATGGTTATCTTCCTGGCCATCGTCGCCTTCATTGCCGCCATCCTGACCCGCCAGATCTCGACCGCCTTCGGCAGCAATCCCGGGCTCAACGGCCTGATCGTCGGCGTGCTCGTGGTCGGCATCCTGCTCGCCTTTGCCCAGGTCGGCCGGCTGTTTCGCGAGGTGCGTTGGGTCAACTCCTTCCGTGCCGGCTCGGAGACAACAGAACCGGTGCTGCTGGCGCCGATGAAAGCCATGATTGGCCGCTCCTCGACCATGGCCTTCTCGACCTCTTCGATGCGCACCATGCTCGATTCCATCGCCACGCGCCTCGACGAAAGCCGAGACACCTCGCGCTACCTCGTCGGCCTGCTGGTGTTCCTCGGCCTGCTCGGCACCTTCTGGGGCCTGTTGAACACGATCGGCTCGATCCGCGAGACCATTGAATCGCTCGACCCAGGCACGGGTGATGCCGCGGCGGTGCTCGATTCGCTGAAGCAGGGCCTGTCGGCGCCGCTAGCCGGCATGGGCACGGCCTTCTCGTCCTCGCTGTTCGGCCTGTCGGGCTCGCTCGTACTCGGCTTCCTCGACCTGCAGGCGGGCCGCTCCCAGACCCGCTTCTACACCGAGCTTGAGAACTGGCTGTCCTCGGTCACGGATCTGTCGTCCGACATCGTCGTCTCCGACCCGGCCAAGACTGAATCCTCCGACGAGATCCGTGTGCTGTCGGAACGGCTGCGCAGCATGCAGGAGAATGGCGGCGGCTCCAATCCGCGCGTCGCCACCGCCATGGCCAATCTCGCCGACGGCATTTCCGGCCTGGTCAAGAACATGCGCTCCGAGCAGCAGATCATGCGCGACTGGGTCGAGGCCCAGTCCGATGAACAGAAGGCGATGCGCAACACGCTGGAAAAGATCGCCGACGCCCTGAAGAAGCCCGGGGTGCACTGA
- the trhA gene encoding PAQR family membrane homeostasis protein TrhA — protein sequence MTNTPPQLEIPFVGRWHYSRAEMIADGIVHAVGIVLAIAAGSALLALAAFRVGPGEYIAAAFYVVSLLTVLSVSMTYNLWPVTSPAKWVLRRFDHAAIYLLIAATYTPFLAQLDGSPLASWMIVLVWAAAATGIAIKVFFPGRFDRLAVVFYLAIGWSGIVLVKPLVETLPTTSIVLIVAGGVVYSCGVIFFAWKGLRFHNALWHGFVVTGAGLHLAAMVDCLVINRL from the coding sequence ATGACGAACACACCGCCGCAACTCGAAATCCCCTTTGTCGGGCGATGGCACTACTCCCGCGCGGAGATGATCGCCGACGGCATCGTCCATGCTGTCGGCATCGTGCTGGCGATCGCGGCCGGCTCGGCGCTGCTGGCGCTGGCGGCGTTTCGGGTCGGGCCGGGCGAATACATCGCCGCCGCCTTCTATGTCGTTTCGCTGCTCACCGTGCTGTCGGTATCGATGACCTACAATCTCTGGCCGGTGACGTCGCCGGCGAAATGGGTCTTGCGGCGCTTCGACCACGCCGCGATCTATCTCTTGATCGCCGCCACCTACACGCCCTTTCTTGCCCAGCTCGATGGCTCGCCGTTGGCCAGCTGGATGATCGTCCTGGTGTGGGCAGCGGCCGCCACGGGCATTGCCATAAAAGTGTTTTTCCCCGGCCGCTTCGACCGGCTTGCTGTTGTCTTCTACCTCGCCATCGGCTGGAGTGGCATCGTCCTTGTCAAGCCACTTGTGGAGACGCTGCCGACGACGTCGATCGTGCTCATCGTTGCCGGTGGCGTCGTCTATTCCTGCGGTGTGATTTTCTTCGCCTGGAAGGGGCTGCGCTTCCACAACGCGCTGTGGCATGGCTTCGTCGTCACCGGCGCTGGCCTGCATCTGGCGGCCATGGTCGACTGTCTGGTCATCAATCGTCTCTGA
- a CDS encoding inositol monophosphatase family protein: MARSALLNVMVQAAMKAGRSLSRDFGEVQNLQVSLKGPGDYVSQADRKAEDILFAELSKARPGYGFLMEERGVVEGDDSQHRWIVDPLDGTTNFLHGIPLFAVSIALERQGQIVAGVIYNPAMDELYTTERGGGAFMNDRRLRVAGRIKLVDTVIGCGMPHLGRGHHGNFLVELRNVMAEVSGVRRLGSAALDLAYVAAGRMDGFWETGLSAWDIAAGLLLIREAGGFVSDMDGGQDMLDNGSVVAGNEVIQRALLKAVKKPLSAR, from the coding sequence ATGGCACGCTCAGCCCTTCTCAACGTCATGGTCCAGGCCGCAATGAAGGCCGGCCGCTCGCTGTCGCGCGACTTCGGCGAGGTCCAGAACCTGCAGGTCTCGTTGAAGGGCCCGGGCGACTATGTCAGCCAGGCCGACCGCAAGGCCGAGGACATTCTGTTTGCCGAGCTGTCAAAGGCGCGCCCGGGCTACGGTTTCCTGATGGAAGAGCGCGGCGTGGTGGAAGGCGACGACAGCCAGCACCGCTGGATCGTCGACCCGCTCGACGGCACCACCAATTTCCTGCACGGCATCCCGCTGTTTGCCGTTTCGATCGCGCTGGAACGCCAGGGCCAGATCGTTGCCGGGGTCATCTACAACCCGGCCATGGATGAGCTCTATACCACCGAGCGCGGCGGCGGCGCCTTCATGAACGACCGCCGGCTGCGCGTCGCCGGCCGCATCAAGCTGGTCGACACGGTGATCGGCTGCGGCATGCCGCATCTGGGACGCGGCCACCACGGCAATTTCCTGGTCGAGCTGCGCAACGTCATGGCCGAGGTTTCGGGCGTGCGCCGTCTCGGCTCCGCCGCGCTCGATCTTGCCTATGTCGCCGCTGGCCGCATGGACGGCTTCTGGGAAACCGGCCTGTCGGCCTGGGACATCGCCGCCGGCCTGCTCTTGATCCGCGAAGCCGGTGGTTTCGTCTCGGACATGGATGGCGGGCAGGACATGCTCGACAACGGCTCGGTGGTCGCCGGCAACGAAGTCATCCAGCGCGCTTTGCTGAAGGCCGTGAAGAAGCCTCTCTCGGCGCGCTGA
- the efp gene encoding elongation factor P, which yields MAKINGNEIRPGYVIEHDGGLWVAVRTNTVKPGKGGAYNQVELKNLINGTKLNERFRSAETVEQIRLDLKDFSFLYEQDDALVFMDTQSYEQLELNKDFVGDRAAFLQDGMMVTVQLYEERPIGISLPDYVTLTITEADPVVKGQTAASSYKPAVLENGIRVLVPPFIGAGERIIVDTNEITYVRRAD from the coding sequence ATGGCCAAGATCAATGGCAACGAAATCCGTCCCGGCTACGTCATCGAGCACGATGGCGGCCTCTGGGTGGCGGTCAGGACCAACACCGTCAAGCCCGGCAAGGGCGGCGCCTACAACCAGGTCGAACTGAAGAACCTCATCAACGGCACCAAGCTCAACGAGCGCTTCCGCTCGGCCGAGACGGTCGAGCAGATCCGCCTCGACCTGAAGGATTTTTCCTTCCTCTACGAGCAGGACGACGCGCTGGTGTTCATGGACACCCAAAGCTACGAACAGCTCGAGCTGAACAAGGATTTCGTCGGCGACCGCGCCGCGTTCCTGCAGGACGGCATGATGGTGACGGTTCAGCTCTACGAGGAAAGGCCGATCGGCATCTCGCTGCCCGATTATGTGACCCTGACCATCACCGAAGCGGACCCGGTGGTGAAGGGCCAGACGGCGGCATCCTCCTACAAGCCGGCGGTGCTGGAGAACGGCATCCGCGTGCTGGTGCCGCCCTTCATCGGTGCCGGCGAACGCATCATCGTCGACACCAACGAAATCACTTACGTGCGCCGCGCCGACTGA
- a CDS encoding LysR family transcriptional regulator, translating into MLEELRTLVLFAEEGSIQNVARRLPLTQPAVTRQMQRLEEMLGTTLLDRRQKPPRLTAAGLEVLARAKDILASVEALKAFAADAEPQGVLRVGLAHGLSDPSVAGAIAGASAAFPKVSLRLKTGWSAELIEQFERGQLDMAIVLRPADHQGSDALGTERLCIIGQAGGTEPHLTDARTAMPWVLSPEPCDARQTLLSSLGGERHRLVVAAEIQDPAMQMEWVRRGHGLGLMPLRLAARGLPDGLARVDVEDVDLSLQVVALRSPHLNRLAKAVEAMARAVGEAIKIEA; encoded by the coding sequence ATGCTGGAGGAACTGCGCACCCTTGTTCTCTTCGCCGAGGAAGGCTCGATCCAGAATGTGGCCCGCCGCCTGCCTTTGACACAGCCTGCCGTCACACGGCAGATGCAGCGACTGGAGGAGATGCTCGGCACGACGCTTCTCGATCGCCGGCAGAAGCCGCCGCGCCTGACTGCGGCAGGATTGGAGGTGCTGGCGCGTGCAAAGGACATACTGGCTTCGGTCGAGGCTCTGAAAGCATTCGCCGCTGACGCCGAGCCGCAGGGCGTGCTGCGTGTCGGCCTGGCGCATGGCTTGTCCGATCCAAGCGTTGCGGGCGCTATCGCCGGCGCGTCCGCTGCGTTTCCAAAAGTATCGTTGCGGCTCAAGACCGGTTGGAGCGCGGAACTCATCGAGCAGTTCGAACGCGGTCAACTCGATATGGCGATCGTTCTGCGACCTGCCGATCATCAAGGCTCGGACGCGCTCGGCACCGAACGTCTCTGCATCATAGGGCAGGCTGGCGGCACCGAACCCCATCTCACGGACGCTCGGACTGCCATGCCTTGGGTTCTTAGCCCCGAGCCCTGCGACGCGCGTCAGACGCTCCTCTCCAGTTTGGGTGGCGAACGGCATCGGCTCGTTGTGGCGGCGGAAATTCAGGACCCGGCCATGCAGATGGAATGGGTACGTCGGGGACACGGCCTTGGCCTCATGCCGTTGCGGCTCGCGGCGCGAGGACTTCCCGACGGCCTCGCACGCGTCGATGTCGAAGATGTCGACCTTTCATTGCAGGTCGTGGCCCTGCGCTCTCCGCATCTCAACCGGCTGGCGAAGGCCGTGGAGGCCATGGCGAGGGCCGTCGGCGAAGCCATCAAGATCGAGGCCTGA
- a CDS encoding zinc-dependent alcohol dehydrogenase family protein, whose protein sequence is MQAIELQAPGGIDNLRLIERPMPEPGRQEMIIKVKATALNYRDVEIVRGSYHTAFALPLIPLSDGVGEVVAVGAEVTRFKVGDRVCGTFWQRWVGGSLAMAEPSYQRGGPIDGLLSEFVRLDEQAAVFAPPHLSDVEAATLPCAAVTAWHALFTEGQLKPGDTVLSLGTGGVSLFAVQFAAAAGAHVIVTSSSDDKLTRAKALGAHDGINYRSDPDWATAVLTLTGGRGADHIIEVGGPQSFAQSLKASARGAQINVIGYLGGSEGAINPLDIFRRQVRARGIPVGSRESFEAMNRALAVNWLRPVIDRVFPWMEAAEALRHLEHGSPFGKVVLDHTQ, encoded by the coding sequence ATGCAGGCAATCGAATTGCAGGCCCCCGGCGGCATCGACAATCTCAGACTGATCGAACGGCCGATGCCGGAACCGGGCCGTCAGGAGATGATCATCAAGGTCAAGGCAACCGCGCTCAACTACCGTGACGTGGAGATTGTCCGTGGCAGCTACCACACCGCCTTTGCGCTGCCGCTGATCCCGCTTTCGGACGGTGTCGGCGAAGTGGTCGCGGTTGGCGCCGAAGTGACCCGCTTCAAGGTCGGCGATCGCGTCTGCGGCACGTTCTGGCAGCGCTGGGTCGGCGGCAGCCTTGCCATGGCCGAACCGTCCTATCAGCGCGGCGGTCCCATCGATGGTTTGCTCAGCGAGTTCGTGCGGCTGGACGAACAGGCAGCCGTGTTTGCGCCGCCCCATCTGAGCGATGTCGAAGCGGCCACATTGCCTTGCGCCGCGGTCACGGCCTGGCACGCGCTGTTCACCGAAGGCCAGTTGAAGCCGGGCGACACGGTTCTCAGTCTGGGTACTGGCGGCGTCTCGCTGTTTGCGGTGCAGTTCGCCGCCGCAGCCGGCGCACATGTCATCGTCACGTCAAGCAGCGACGACAAGCTCACGCGGGCAAAGGCGCTTGGCGCACATGACGGCATCAACTATCGCAGCGATCCGGACTGGGCGACGGCGGTGCTGACGCTGACCGGTGGACGAGGTGCCGACCACATTATCGAAGTCGGCGGGCCGCAAAGCTTCGCCCAGTCGCTGAAGGCGTCTGCGCGTGGCGCCCAGATCAACGTCATCGGCTATCTCGGCGGCAGCGAAGGAGCAATCAATCCGCTCGACATCTTCCGCCGCCAAGTCCGGGCGCGCGGCATACCGGTCGGCTCACGCGAATCCTTCGAGGCGATGAACCGGGCGCTCGCCGTTAACTGGCTGCGGCCGGTGATCGATCGGGTCTTTCCATGGATGGAGGCAGCAGAGGCCCTTCGGCATCTCGAACACGGCTCGCCTTTTGGCAAGGTCGTCCTCGATCACACACAATGA